A single genomic interval of Alcaligenes sp. SDU_A2 harbors:
- a CDS encoding ClbS/DfsB family four-helix bundle protein, which translates to MAVPQNKQELLDAIRSTYGKLAADLVGVPPDASRLPTLEGHRQGTQISVADLLAYLIGWNKLVLKWCDGKATGAAVDFPETGYTWNDLGELAQKFYADHAGLAYGDLLQQLADVHARIVALVERESDASLYGAPWYKTYTLGRMIQLNTSSPYANARGRLRKWKKSQGLA; encoded by the coding sequence ATGGCTGTGCCTCAAAACAAACAGGAGCTGCTTGATGCTATTCGTAGCACGTATGGCAAGCTGGCGGCCGATCTGGTCGGTGTGCCGCCCGACGCCAGTCGTCTGCCCACTCTGGAAGGACACCGTCAGGGTACGCAGATCAGTGTGGCGGATTTGCTCGCCTACCTGATCGGCTGGAACAAGCTGGTTTTGAAGTGGTGCGATGGCAAGGCCACCGGTGCCGCAGTGGATTTTCCCGAAACCGGCTATACCTGGAATGATTTGGGCGAATTGGCGCAGAAGTTCTATGCCGATCATGCCGGCCTGGCCTATGGCGATTTATTGCAGCAATTGGCTGACGTACATGCCCGCATAGTGGCTTTGGTTGAAAGAGAGTCCGATGCCAGCCTGTATGGCGCGCCTTGGTACAAGACCTACACTCTGGGGCGAATGATACAGCTCAACACCTCTTCGCCGTATGCCAATGCGCGTGGGCGTTTGCGCAAATGGAAAAAATCCCAGGGGTTGGCGTGA
- a CDS encoding M48 family metallopeptidase, translated as MISRLSAGAALLVMAGLAVGCKTMDVGGMVGAGSKALQAYNLSDQEVIALSDQSCQQMDAENKIASANSKYNKRLQRIVKPLSKQLNGQTPNFKVYQVQEINAWAMANGCIRVYAGLMDKMNDDELRGVIGHEMGHVELGHSKKAMQTAYGLSAARDVAAASGNGVAAQLNSSQLGQLTEALLNAQFSQSQESAADDYAFDLLTERKLKTQGLVTAFEKLAELDGGESSVMSSHPGSKDRAQRMQQRIDAAK; from the coding sequence ATGATTTCTCGTTTGAGCGCAGGTGCCGCCCTGCTGGTGATGGCCGGTTTGGCAGTCGGTTGCAAAACGATGGATGTGGGTGGCATGGTAGGCGCGGGCAGCAAGGCCTTGCAGGCCTACAACCTGTCCGATCAGGAAGTGATCGCCTTGTCCGATCAGTCTTGCCAGCAGATGGATGCGGAAAATAAAATCGCCAGCGCCAACAGCAAATACAACAAGCGTCTGCAGCGTATCGTCAAGCCACTGAGCAAGCAGCTCAACGGACAGACACCTAATTTCAAGGTGTACCAGGTACAGGAAATTAATGCCTGGGCCATGGCTAACGGTTGCATCCGGGTTTACGCCGGTCTGATGGACAAGATGAACGACGACGAATTGCGTGGCGTGATTGGTCACGAAATGGGGCACGTGGAACTGGGTCACAGCAAGAAAGCAATGCAGACAGCCTATGGCCTGTCGGCTGCGCGCGATGTGGCGGCGGCCTCGGGCAATGGCGTGGCCGCGCAGTTGAACTCCAGCCAATTGGGCCAACTGACCGAAGCCTTGCTGAACGCGCAGTTCTCCCAGTCCCAGGAATCGGCTGCCGACGATTATGCGTTTGATCTGCTGACCGAGCGCAAGCTCAAGACCCAGGGTCTGGTCACTGCTTTCGAGAAGCTGGCCGAGCTGGACGGCGGCGAGAGCAGCGTAATGAGTTCGCATCCTGGTTCCAAAGACCGTGCCCAGCGCATGCAGCAGCGTATCGACGCCGCTAAATAA
- a CDS encoding DUF2254 domain-containing protein yields MFLIRLWNRLWLERRNKLWVLPALNSAAAVLLALAAAWVPALLPQMQLPVIAPETLESLLTVIASSMLAVTTFSLSIMVSAFASASSGVTPRATELVMGDEGTRSAIANFLSAFIYALVAQIALGLKIYGDNGRFILFVGTLCVLAWLVLTLLRWVKTLSSLGRLSNTLRRIEDATLLCLRAYWSEPLMGAQAPEALGACQTVLRVTARDVLLVRRIELPTLQALAQEWECVIHIRIRPGQLCSLETVLADLCVDASARQAWADLDASTRQERSRRVAACFQLDAERTFDQDPRFGMLVLREAAQRALSAAINDPGTAIACLNIMTRSLLKSQIPSAEQAFTRCGDIRFDRLSVPALAPQEFLIDGFDPVARDGAASFEIAVKMQKLLGMLAQESPSRELALAAGRHAVFAYECAAQALVQANDVQELKRVHQAQGFEKSTV; encoded by the coding sequence ATGTTCCTGATCCGTCTTTGGAACCGCCTGTGGCTGGAGCGGCGCAACAAGTTGTGGGTCTTGCCCGCCCTGAACAGTGCGGCTGCGGTTTTGCTGGCTTTGGCCGCGGCGTGGGTGCCAGCGTTGCTGCCGCAGATGCAGTTGCCGGTGATCGCGCCCGAAACATTGGAAAGCCTGCTGACGGTCATTGCCTCCAGCATGCTGGCGGTGACCACGTTTTCTTTGTCCATTATGGTGTCCGCCTTTGCGTCGGCCAGCTCCGGGGTGACGCCCCGGGCCACCGAGCTGGTCATGGGCGACGAGGGCACGCGCTCGGCGATTGCCAATTTCTTGTCGGCCTTTATTTACGCTTTGGTGGCACAGATCGCGCTGGGTTTGAAAATCTATGGCGACAACGGGCGTTTCATTTTATTTGTTGGCACTCTGTGCGTGTTGGCCTGGCTGGTGTTGACCTTGTTGCGCTGGGTCAAGACGCTGTCGTCCTTGGGGCGGTTGAGCAATACCCTTAGGCGCATCGAGGATGCCACCCTGCTTTGTCTACGCGCCTACTGGTCCGAACCGTTGATGGGGGCGCAGGCACCGGAGGCATTGGGCGCGTGTCAGACCGTATTGCGTGTGACGGCACGGGATGTCCTGCTGGTCAGACGGATCGAGCTGCCGACCCTGCAAGCGTTGGCGCAGGAATGGGAATGCGTCATCCATATCCGGATTCGTCCTGGCCAATTGTGTTCCTTGGAAACCGTGTTGGCCGATCTGTGCGTGGATGCGTCGGCCCGGCAGGCGTGGGCCGACTTGGATGCCTCGACACGCCAGGAGCGTAGCCGCAGAGTTGCGGCCTGTTTTCAGTTGGATGCCGAGCGCACCTTTGATCAGGACCCGCGCTTTGGCATGCTGGTGTTGCGGGAAGCGGCACAGCGCGCCTTGTCGGCGGCCATCAATGATCCGGGAACGGCGATTGCCTGTCTGAACATCATGACCCGCAGTCTGCTCAAGAGCCAGATCCCGTCTGCAGAGCAGGCTTTTACCCGGTGCGGAGATATCCGCTTTGACCGTTTGAGCGTGCCTGCTCTGGCTCCACAGGAATTTCTGATCGATGGCTTTGATCCGGTGGCGCGCGATGGGGCAGCCTCGTTTGAGATCGCTGTCAAGATGCAGAAACTATTAGGGATGCTGGCACAGGAAAGCCCGTCTCGGGAGTTGGCTCTGGCCGCCGGTCGCCATGCGGTTTTCGCGTACGAGTGCGCCGCGCAGGCGTTGGTTCAAGCGAATGACGTGCAGGAGCTAAAGCGCGTGCATCAGGCCCAGGGGTTTGAAAAATCAACAGTCTGA